In the genome of Sciurus carolinensis chromosome 3, mSciCar1.2, whole genome shotgun sequence, one region contains:
- the Trpv2 gene encoding transient receptor potential cation channel subfamily V member 2 isoform X3: MTSPSSPPAFRLETSDGNQEDGAEVDKGKHGPPPMESPFQGEDRNFSPQIKVNLNYRKQAYDSQPDPNRFDRDRLFRVVSRGFPEDLAGLPEYLNRTSKYLTDSEYTEGSTGKTCLMKAVLNLQEGVNACILPLLQIDRDSGNPQPLVNAQCTDEYYRGHSALHIAIEKRSLQCVKLLVENGANVHARACGHFFQKRQGTCFYFGELPLSLAACTKQWDVVTYLLENSHQPASLQATDSLGNTVLHALVMIADNSEENSALVIRMYDGLLQAGARLCPTVQLEDICNLEGLTPLKLAAKEGKIEIFRHILQREFSGLCQPLSRKFTEWCYGPVRVSLYDLASVDSWEENSVLEIIAFHCRSPHRHRMVVLEPLNKLLQAKWDLLIPRFFFNFLCYLVYMLVFTAVAYHQPALEKQAFLPLKATAGNSMLLLGHILILLGGIYLLLGQVILRDLLRFLLVYLVFLFGFAVALVSLSREARGPGAPEGNNATEVAQPATEQEDEAAPYRGILDASLELFKFTIGMGELAFQEQLRFRGVVLLLLLAYVLLTYVLLLNMLIALMSETVNSVATDSWSIWKLQKAISVLEMENGYWWCRRKKQRAGVLLTVGTRPDGSPDERWCFRVEEVNWAAWEQTLSTVREEPSEGGAPGSMKNPILASQPGEDYASEEDYLPLQVLQSH; the protein is encoded by the exons ATGACCTCGCCCTCCAGCCCTCCAGCTTTCAGGCTAGAGACATCAGATGGAAACCAAGAAGATGGTGCTGAGGTTGACAAAGGAAAGCATGGGCCTCCCCCCATGGAGTCACCATTCCAGGGCGAGGACAGGAACTTCTCCCCTCAGATAAAAGTGAACCTCAACTACCGAAAACAAGCGTATGATAG CCAGCCAGACCCAAACCGCTTTGACCGTGATCGACTCTTCCGCGTGGTCTCCCGAGGTTTCCCTGAGGACCTGGCTGGGCTACCAGAGTACCTGAACCGGACCAGCAAGTACCTCACTGACTCAGAGTATACAG AGGGCTCCACAGGGAAGACATGTCTGATGAAGGCTGTGCTGAACCTTCAGGAGGGGGTCAATGCTTGCATCTTGCCATTGCTGCAAATTGATAGAGACTCTGgaaatccccagcccctggttaaTGCCCAGTGCACGGATGAGTACTATCGAGGCCACAGTGCCCTGCATATTGCCATCGAGAAGAGGAGCCTGCAGTGTGTGAAGCTCCTGGTGGAGAATGGGGCAAACGTGCATGCCCGTGCCTGTGGCCACTTCTTCCAGAAGAGACAGGGAACTTGCTTCTATTTCG GTGAGCTGCCCCTGTCTCTGGCTGCGTGCACTAAGCAATGGGATGTGGTAACCTACCTCCTGGAGAACTCACACCAGCCTGCTAGCCTGCAGGCAACCGACTCCCTAGGCAACACAGTCCTACATGCCCTGGTGATGATTGCAGACAACTCTGAAGAGAACAGTGCACTGGTGATCCGCATGTATGATGGGCTTCTCCAAGCAGGCGCCCGCCTCTGCCCCACTGTGCAGCTTGAGGACATTTGCAACTTAGAGGGTCTCACACCCCTGAAGTTGGCCGCCAAGGAGGGTAAAATTGAG ATTTTCAGGCACATCCTGCAGCGGGAGTTctcaggactgtgccagcccctTTCCCGAAAGTTCACTGAGTGGTGCTATGGTCCTGTTCGGGTGTCACTGTATGACCTGGCCTCTGTGGACAGCTGGGAGGAGAACTCAGTGCTGGAGATCATTGCCTTTCACTGCAGAAGCCCG CACCGACACCGCATGGTGGTTTTGGAGCCACTGAACAAACTGCTACAGGCAAAATGGGATTTGCTCATCCCCCGGTTCTTTTTCAACTTCCTGTGTTACCTGGTCTACATGTTGGTCTTCACTGCTGTGGCTTACCACCAGCCTGCTCTGGAGAAG CAGGCCTTCCTCCCACTGAAAGCAACAGCCGGAAACTCCATGCTGCTGCTGGGCCACATCTTGATCCTGCTTGGGGGAATCTACCTCCTCTTGGGCCAG GTCATCCTGAGGGACCTACTCCGTTTCCTTCTGGTCTACTTAGTCTTCCTTTTCGGCTTTGCTGTAG CCCTGGTGAGCCTAAGCCGGGAGGCCCGGGGCCCTGGAGCCCCTGAAGGAAACAATGCCACCGAGGTAGCTCAGCCTGCGACAGAACAGGAGGATGAGGCAGCCCCATACAGGGGCATCTTGGATGCCTCATTGGAGCTCTTCAAGTTCACCATAGGCATGGGTGAGCTGGCTTTCCAGGAACAGCTGCGCTTCCGCGgggtggtgctgctgctgctgctggcctaCGTGCTGCTCACCTACGTCCTTCTACTCAACATGCTCATCGCTCTCATGAGTGAGACCGTCAACAGCGTTGCCACCGATAGCTGGAGCATTTGGAAGCTGCAG AAAGCCATCTCTGTCTTGGAGATGGAGAATGGCTACTGGTGGTGCAGGAGGAAGAAGCAACGGGCAGGTGTGCTGCTGACAGTTGGCACCAGGCCAGATGGTAGCCCTGATGAACGCTGGTGCTTCAG GGTAGAGGAAGTGAACTGGGCTGCATGGGAGCAGACACTGTCCACAGTGCGCGAGGAACCATCTGAGGGCGGTGCCCCTG GTTCCATGAAGAACCCCATTCTGGCTTCCCAACCTGGAGAGGATTATGCATCAGAGGAAGACTATCTGCCTCTTCAGGTGCTTCAGTCCCACTGA
- the Trpv2 gene encoding transient receptor potential cation channel subfamily V member 2 isoform X1 yields the protein MTSPSSPPAFRLETSDGNQEDGAEVDKGKHGPPPMESPFQGEDRNFSPQIKVNLNYRKQAYDSQPDPNRFDRDRLFRVVSRGFPEDLAGLPEYLNRTSKYLTDSEYTEGSTGKTCLMKAVLNLQEGVNACILPLLQIDRDSGNPQPLVNAQCTDEYYRGHSALHIAIEKRSLQCVKLLVENGANVHARACGHFFQKRQGTCFYFGELPLSLAACTKQWDVVTYLLENSHQPASLQATDSLGNTVLHALVMIADNSEENSALVIRMYDGLLQAGARLCPTVQLEDICNLEGLTPLKLAAKEGKIEIFRHILQREFSGLCQPLSRKFTEWCYGPVRVSLYDLASVDSWEENSVLEIIAFHCRSPHRHRMVVLEPLNKLLQAKWDLLIPRFFFNFLCYLVYMLVFTAVAYHQPALEKQAFLPLKATAGNSMLLLGHILILLGGIYLLLGQLWYFWRRRLFIWISFVDSYFEILFLVQALLTVLSQVLCFMAIEWYLPLLVSSLVLGWLNLLYYTRGFQHTGIYSVMIQKVILRDLLRFLLVYLVFLFGFAVALVSLSREARGPGAPEGNNATEVAQPATEQEDEAAPYRGILDASLELFKFTIGMGELAFQEQLRFRGVVLLLLLAYVLLTYVLLLNMLIALMSETVNSVATDSWSIWKLQKAISVLEMENGYWWCRRKKQRAGVLLTVGTRPDGSPDERWCFRVEEVNWAAWEQTLSTVREEPSEGGAPGSMKNPILASQPGEDYASEEDYLPLQVLQSH from the exons ATGACCTCGCCCTCCAGCCCTCCAGCTTTCAGGCTAGAGACATCAGATGGAAACCAAGAAGATGGTGCTGAGGTTGACAAAGGAAAGCATGGGCCTCCCCCCATGGAGTCACCATTCCAGGGCGAGGACAGGAACTTCTCCCCTCAGATAAAAGTGAACCTCAACTACCGAAAACAAGCGTATGATAG CCAGCCAGACCCAAACCGCTTTGACCGTGATCGACTCTTCCGCGTGGTCTCCCGAGGTTTCCCTGAGGACCTGGCTGGGCTACCAGAGTACCTGAACCGGACCAGCAAGTACCTCACTGACTCAGAGTATACAG AGGGCTCCACAGGGAAGACATGTCTGATGAAGGCTGTGCTGAACCTTCAGGAGGGGGTCAATGCTTGCATCTTGCCATTGCTGCAAATTGATAGAGACTCTGgaaatccccagcccctggttaaTGCCCAGTGCACGGATGAGTACTATCGAGGCCACAGTGCCCTGCATATTGCCATCGAGAAGAGGAGCCTGCAGTGTGTGAAGCTCCTGGTGGAGAATGGGGCAAACGTGCATGCCCGTGCCTGTGGCCACTTCTTCCAGAAGAGACAGGGAACTTGCTTCTATTTCG GTGAGCTGCCCCTGTCTCTGGCTGCGTGCACTAAGCAATGGGATGTGGTAACCTACCTCCTGGAGAACTCACACCAGCCTGCTAGCCTGCAGGCAACCGACTCCCTAGGCAACACAGTCCTACATGCCCTGGTGATGATTGCAGACAACTCTGAAGAGAACAGTGCACTGGTGATCCGCATGTATGATGGGCTTCTCCAAGCAGGCGCCCGCCTCTGCCCCACTGTGCAGCTTGAGGACATTTGCAACTTAGAGGGTCTCACACCCCTGAAGTTGGCCGCCAAGGAGGGTAAAATTGAG ATTTTCAGGCACATCCTGCAGCGGGAGTTctcaggactgtgccagcccctTTCCCGAAAGTTCACTGAGTGGTGCTATGGTCCTGTTCGGGTGTCACTGTATGACCTGGCCTCTGTGGACAGCTGGGAGGAGAACTCAGTGCTGGAGATCATTGCCTTTCACTGCAGAAGCCCG CACCGACACCGCATGGTGGTTTTGGAGCCACTGAACAAACTGCTACAGGCAAAATGGGATTTGCTCATCCCCCGGTTCTTTTTCAACTTCCTGTGTTACCTGGTCTACATGTTGGTCTTCACTGCTGTGGCTTACCACCAGCCTGCTCTGGAGAAG CAGGCCTTCCTCCCACTGAAAGCAACAGCCGGAAACTCCATGCTGCTGCTGGGCCACATCTTGATCCTGCTTGGGGGAATCTACCTCCTCTTGGGCCAG CTGTGGTACTTCTGGCGCCGCCGTCTGTTCATCTGGATCTCCTTTGTGGACAGTTACTTTGAAATTCTCTT TCTGGTCCAGGCCCTGCTCACGGTGCTGTCCCAGGTGCTGTGTTTCATGGCCATCGAGTGGTACCTGCCCCTACTTGTGTCCTCACTGGTTCTGGGCTGGCTGAACCTGCTTTACTATACACGTGGCTTCCAGCACACAGGCATCTACAGCGTCATGATCCAGAAG GTCATCCTGAGGGACCTACTCCGTTTCCTTCTGGTCTACTTAGTCTTCCTTTTCGGCTTTGCTGTAG CCCTGGTGAGCCTAAGCCGGGAGGCCCGGGGCCCTGGAGCCCCTGAAGGAAACAATGCCACCGAGGTAGCTCAGCCTGCGACAGAACAGGAGGATGAGGCAGCCCCATACAGGGGCATCTTGGATGCCTCATTGGAGCTCTTCAAGTTCACCATAGGCATGGGTGAGCTGGCTTTCCAGGAACAGCTGCGCTTCCGCGgggtggtgctgctgctgctgctggcctaCGTGCTGCTCACCTACGTCCTTCTACTCAACATGCTCATCGCTCTCATGAGTGAGACCGTCAACAGCGTTGCCACCGATAGCTGGAGCATTTGGAAGCTGCAG AAAGCCATCTCTGTCTTGGAGATGGAGAATGGCTACTGGTGGTGCAGGAGGAAGAAGCAACGGGCAGGTGTGCTGCTGACAGTTGGCACCAGGCCAGATGGTAGCCCTGATGAACGCTGGTGCTTCAG GGTAGAGGAAGTGAACTGGGCTGCATGGGAGCAGACACTGTCCACAGTGCGCGAGGAACCATCTGAGGGCGGTGCCCCTG GTTCCATGAAGAACCCCATTCTGGCTTCCCAACCTGGAGAGGATTATGCATCAGAGGAAGACTATCTGCCTCTTCAGGTGCTTCAGTCCCACTGA
- the Trpv2 gene encoding transient receptor potential cation channel subfamily V member 2 isoform X4, with amino-acid sequence MTSPSSPPAFRLETSDGNQEDGAEVDKGKHGPPPMESPFQGEDRNFSPQIKVNLNYRKQAYDSQPDPNRFDRDRLFRVVSRGFPEDLAGLPEYLNRTSKYLTDSEYTEGSTGKTCLMKAVLNLQEGVNACILPLLQIDRDSGNPQPLVNAQCTDEYYRGHSALHIAIEKRSLQCVKLLVENGANVHARACGHFFQKRQGTCFYFGELPLSLAACTKQWDVVTYLLENSHQPASLQATDSLGNTVLHALVMIADNSEENSALVIRMYDGLLQAGARLCPTVQLEDICNLEGLTPLKLAAKEGKIEIFRHILQREFSGLCQPLSRKFTEWCYGPVRVSLYDLASVDSWEENSVLEIIAFHCRSPHRHRMVVLEPLNKLLQAKWDLLIPRFFFNFLCYLVYMLVFTAVAYHQPALEKAFLPLKATAGNSMLLLGHILILLGGIYLLLGQVILRDLLRFLLVYLVFLFGFAVALVSLSREARGPGAPEGNNATEVAQPATEQEDEAAPYRGILDASLELFKFTIGMGELAFQEQLRFRGVVLLLLLAYVLLTYVLLLNMLIALMSETVNSVATDSWSIWKLQKAISVLEMENGYWWCRRKKQRAGVLLTVGTRPDGSPDERWCFRVEEVNWAAWEQTLSTVREEPSEGGAPGSMKNPILASQPGEDYASEEDYLPLQVLQSH; translated from the exons ATGACCTCGCCCTCCAGCCCTCCAGCTTTCAGGCTAGAGACATCAGATGGAAACCAAGAAGATGGTGCTGAGGTTGACAAAGGAAAGCATGGGCCTCCCCCCATGGAGTCACCATTCCAGGGCGAGGACAGGAACTTCTCCCCTCAGATAAAAGTGAACCTCAACTACCGAAAACAAGCGTATGATAG CCAGCCAGACCCAAACCGCTTTGACCGTGATCGACTCTTCCGCGTGGTCTCCCGAGGTTTCCCTGAGGACCTGGCTGGGCTACCAGAGTACCTGAACCGGACCAGCAAGTACCTCACTGACTCAGAGTATACAG AGGGCTCCACAGGGAAGACATGTCTGATGAAGGCTGTGCTGAACCTTCAGGAGGGGGTCAATGCTTGCATCTTGCCATTGCTGCAAATTGATAGAGACTCTGgaaatccccagcccctggttaaTGCCCAGTGCACGGATGAGTACTATCGAGGCCACAGTGCCCTGCATATTGCCATCGAGAAGAGGAGCCTGCAGTGTGTGAAGCTCCTGGTGGAGAATGGGGCAAACGTGCATGCCCGTGCCTGTGGCCACTTCTTCCAGAAGAGACAGGGAACTTGCTTCTATTTCG GTGAGCTGCCCCTGTCTCTGGCTGCGTGCACTAAGCAATGGGATGTGGTAACCTACCTCCTGGAGAACTCACACCAGCCTGCTAGCCTGCAGGCAACCGACTCCCTAGGCAACACAGTCCTACATGCCCTGGTGATGATTGCAGACAACTCTGAAGAGAACAGTGCACTGGTGATCCGCATGTATGATGGGCTTCTCCAAGCAGGCGCCCGCCTCTGCCCCACTGTGCAGCTTGAGGACATTTGCAACTTAGAGGGTCTCACACCCCTGAAGTTGGCCGCCAAGGAGGGTAAAATTGAG ATTTTCAGGCACATCCTGCAGCGGGAGTTctcaggactgtgccagcccctTTCCCGAAAGTTCACTGAGTGGTGCTATGGTCCTGTTCGGGTGTCACTGTATGACCTGGCCTCTGTGGACAGCTGGGAGGAGAACTCAGTGCTGGAGATCATTGCCTTTCACTGCAGAAGCCCG CACCGACACCGCATGGTGGTTTTGGAGCCACTGAACAAACTGCTACAGGCAAAATGGGATTTGCTCATCCCCCGGTTCTTTTTCAACTTCCTGTGTTACCTGGTCTACATGTTGGTCTTCACTGCTGTGGCTTACCACCAGCCTGCTCTGGAGAAG GCCTTCCTCCCACTGAAAGCAACAGCCGGAAACTCCATGCTGCTGCTGGGCCACATCTTGATCCTGCTTGGGGGAATCTACCTCCTCTTGGGCCAG GTCATCCTGAGGGACCTACTCCGTTTCCTTCTGGTCTACTTAGTCTTCCTTTTCGGCTTTGCTGTAG CCCTGGTGAGCCTAAGCCGGGAGGCCCGGGGCCCTGGAGCCCCTGAAGGAAACAATGCCACCGAGGTAGCTCAGCCTGCGACAGAACAGGAGGATGAGGCAGCCCCATACAGGGGCATCTTGGATGCCTCATTGGAGCTCTTCAAGTTCACCATAGGCATGGGTGAGCTGGCTTTCCAGGAACAGCTGCGCTTCCGCGgggtggtgctgctgctgctgctggcctaCGTGCTGCTCACCTACGTCCTTCTACTCAACATGCTCATCGCTCTCATGAGTGAGACCGTCAACAGCGTTGCCACCGATAGCTGGAGCATTTGGAAGCTGCAG AAAGCCATCTCTGTCTTGGAGATGGAGAATGGCTACTGGTGGTGCAGGAGGAAGAAGCAACGGGCAGGTGTGCTGCTGACAGTTGGCACCAGGCCAGATGGTAGCCCTGATGAACGCTGGTGCTTCAG GGTAGAGGAAGTGAACTGGGCTGCATGGGAGCAGACACTGTCCACAGTGCGCGAGGAACCATCTGAGGGCGGTGCCCCTG GTTCCATGAAGAACCCCATTCTGGCTTCCCAACCTGGAGAGGATTATGCATCAGAGGAAGACTATCTGCCTCTTCAGGTGCTTCAGTCCCACTGA
- the Trpv2 gene encoding transient receptor potential cation channel subfamily V member 2 isoform X2 codes for MTSPSSPPAFRLETSDGNQEDGAEVDKGKHGPPPMESPFQGEDRNFSPQIKVNLNYRKQAYDSQPDPNRFDRDRLFRVVSRGFPEDLAGLPEYLNRTSKYLTDSEYTEGSTGKTCLMKAVLNLQEGVNACILPLLQIDRDSGNPQPLVNAQCTDEYYRGHSALHIAIEKRSLQCVKLLVENGANVHARACGHFFQKRQGTCFYFGELPLSLAACTKQWDVVTYLLENSHQPASLQATDSLGNTVLHALVMIADNSEENSALVIRMYDGLLQAGARLCPTVQLEDICNLEGLTPLKLAAKEGKIEIFRHILQREFSGLCQPLSRKFTEWCYGPVRVSLYDLASVDSWEENSVLEIIAFHCRSPHRHRMVVLEPLNKLLQAKWDLLIPRFFFNFLCYLVYMLVFTAVAYHQPALEKAFLPLKATAGNSMLLLGHILILLGGIYLLLGQLWYFWRRRLFIWISFVDSYFEILFLVQALLTVLSQVLCFMAIEWYLPLLVSSLVLGWLNLLYYTRGFQHTGIYSVMIQKVILRDLLRFLLVYLVFLFGFAVALVSLSREARGPGAPEGNNATEVAQPATEQEDEAAPYRGILDASLELFKFTIGMGELAFQEQLRFRGVVLLLLLAYVLLTYVLLLNMLIALMSETVNSVATDSWSIWKLQKAISVLEMENGYWWCRRKKQRAGVLLTVGTRPDGSPDERWCFRVEEVNWAAWEQTLSTVREEPSEGGAPGSMKNPILASQPGEDYASEEDYLPLQVLQSH; via the exons ATGACCTCGCCCTCCAGCCCTCCAGCTTTCAGGCTAGAGACATCAGATGGAAACCAAGAAGATGGTGCTGAGGTTGACAAAGGAAAGCATGGGCCTCCCCCCATGGAGTCACCATTCCAGGGCGAGGACAGGAACTTCTCCCCTCAGATAAAAGTGAACCTCAACTACCGAAAACAAGCGTATGATAG CCAGCCAGACCCAAACCGCTTTGACCGTGATCGACTCTTCCGCGTGGTCTCCCGAGGTTTCCCTGAGGACCTGGCTGGGCTACCAGAGTACCTGAACCGGACCAGCAAGTACCTCACTGACTCAGAGTATACAG AGGGCTCCACAGGGAAGACATGTCTGATGAAGGCTGTGCTGAACCTTCAGGAGGGGGTCAATGCTTGCATCTTGCCATTGCTGCAAATTGATAGAGACTCTGgaaatccccagcccctggttaaTGCCCAGTGCACGGATGAGTACTATCGAGGCCACAGTGCCCTGCATATTGCCATCGAGAAGAGGAGCCTGCAGTGTGTGAAGCTCCTGGTGGAGAATGGGGCAAACGTGCATGCCCGTGCCTGTGGCCACTTCTTCCAGAAGAGACAGGGAACTTGCTTCTATTTCG GTGAGCTGCCCCTGTCTCTGGCTGCGTGCACTAAGCAATGGGATGTGGTAACCTACCTCCTGGAGAACTCACACCAGCCTGCTAGCCTGCAGGCAACCGACTCCCTAGGCAACACAGTCCTACATGCCCTGGTGATGATTGCAGACAACTCTGAAGAGAACAGTGCACTGGTGATCCGCATGTATGATGGGCTTCTCCAAGCAGGCGCCCGCCTCTGCCCCACTGTGCAGCTTGAGGACATTTGCAACTTAGAGGGTCTCACACCCCTGAAGTTGGCCGCCAAGGAGGGTAAAATTGAG ATTTTCAGGCACATCCTGCAGCGGGAGTTctcaggactgtgccagcccctTTCCCGAAAGTTCACTGAGTGGTGCTATGGTCCTGTTCGGGTGTCACTGTATGACCTGGCCTCTGTGGACAGCTGGGAGGAGAACTCAGTGCTGGAGATCATTGCCTTTCACTGCAGAAGCCCG CACCGACACCGCATGGTGGTTTTGGAGCCACTGAACAAACTGCTACAGGCAAAATGGGATTTGCTCATCCCCCGGTTCTTTTTCAACTTCCTGTGTTACCTGGTCTACATGTTGGTCTTCACTGCTGTGGCTTACCACCAGCCTGCTCTGGAGAAG GCCTTCCTCCCACTGAAAGCAACAGCCGGAAACTCCATGCTGCTGCTGGGCCACATCTTGATCCTGCTTGGGGGAATCTACCTCCTCTTGGGCCAG CTGTGGTACTTCTGGCGCCGCCGTCTGTTCATCTGGATCTCCTTTGTGGACAGTTACTTTGAAATTCTCTT TCTGGTCCAGGCCCTGCTCACGGTGCTGTCCCAGGTGCTGTGTTTCATGGCCATCGAGTGGTACCTGCCCCTACTTGTGTCCTCACTGGTTCTGGGCTGGCTGAACCTGCTTTACTATACACGTGGCTTCCAGCACACAGGCATCTACAGCGTCATGATCCAGAAG GTCATCCTGAGGGACCTACTCCGTTTCCTTCTGGTCTACTTAGTCTTCCTTTTCGGCTTTGCTGTAG CCCTGGTGAGCCTAAGCCGGGAGGCCCGGGGCCCTGGAGCCCCTGAAGGAAACAATGCCACCGAGGTAGCTCAGCCTGCGACAGAACAGGAGGATGAGGCAGCCCCATACAGGGGCATCTTGGATGCCTCATTGGAGCTCTTCAAGTTCACCATAGGCATGGGTGAGCTGGCTTTCCAGGAACAGCTGCGCTTCCGCGgggtggtgctgctgctgctgctggcctaCGTGCTGCTCACCTACGTCCTTCTACTCAACATGCTCATCGCTCTCATGAGTGAGACCGTCAACAGCGTTGCCACCGATAGCTGGAGCATTTGGAAGCTGCAG AAAGCCATCTCTGTCTTGGAGATGGAGAATGGCTACTGGTGGTGCAGGAGGAAGAAGCAACGGGCAGGTGTGCTGCTGACAGTTGGCACCAGGCCAGATGGTAGCCCTGATGAACGCTGGTGCTTCAG GGTAGAGGAAGTGAACTGGGCTGCATGGGAGCAGACACTGTCCACAGTGCGCGAGGAACCATCTGAGGGCGGTGCCCCTG GTTCCATGAAGAACCCCATTCTGGCTTCCCAACCTGGAGAGGATTATGCATCAGAGGAAGACTATCTGCCTCTTCAGGTGCTTCAGTCCCACTGA